In one window of Microscilla marina ATCC 23134 DNA:
- a CDS encoding DUF302 domain-containing protein, with protein MKHINKILLLLSLFLVAAGFEIKHPNANVPGLINKESPYSVQETTARMVKILKKKGLKVFNVINHAEGAKNAGMDLRPTTVIVFGNPKIGTQLMQCDQRVGLALPMKLLVWENKAGKAMMGYTDPIELKEKFDLKDCSGVLGKMQNALDKLTNAALSK; from the coding sequence ATGAAGCATATTAATAAAATACTCTTGCTGTTGTCGCTGTTTTTAGTGGCGGCAGGTTTTGAAATAAAACACCCCAACGCTAATGTTCCTGGTTTGATCAACAAGGAAAGCCCTTACAGCGTGCAAGAAACTACGGCACGAATGGTGAAAATTCTGAAAAAGAAGGGGTTAAAAGTTTTCAACGTAATCAACCACGCCGAAGGAGCCAAAAACGCAGGAATGGACTTGCGACCTACTACCGTAATTGTATTTGGTAACCCCAAAATAGGCACCCAACTTATGCAATGCGATCAACGTGTAGGGCTTGCTTTGCCAATGAAACTGTTGGTATGGGAAAACAAAGCAGGCAAGGCAATGATGGGGTATACTGATCCAATAGAACTCAAAGAAAAGTTTGACCTGAAAGATTGTAGCGGTGTATTGGGTAAAATGCAAAATGCCCTCGATAAACTCACCAATGCTGCTTTGAGCAAATAA
- a CDS encoding 4-fold beta flower protein, giving the protein MKKLLLICMLIGWGVTAQAQTKKTVLWNKAGKKVAYITPGNALHLYKNQQQVAYLIVSNAPDVLDVYDVNGNHLGFFREGILYNRQKYIAAFVPEALEKLELAVRSDKAIKSVLMDLQIYGWVSIERFLRGVED; this is encoded by the coding sequence ATGAAAAAGCTCTTATTGATTTGTATGCTGATAGGTTGGGGAGTTACGGCGCAGGCACAAACTAAAAAAACGGTGTTGTGGAACAAAGCAGGTAAAAAAGTGGCTTATATTACACCTGGCAATGCATTGCATTTGTACAAAAACCAACAACAAGTGGCCTACCTTATTGTGAGCAATGCCCCCGATGTGTTGGATGTATACGATGTGAACGGCAACCATTTGGGTTTTTTCAGAGAGGGCATTTTGTATAATCGTCAAAAATACATTGCTGCTTTTGTACCTGAGGCTTTAGAGAAACTAGAGCTTGCTGTGAGGTCAGATAAGGCAATAAAAAGCGTGTTGATGGATTTACAAATTTATGGATGGGTATCTATCGAACGTTTTCTGAGAGGAGTAGAGGACTAA